A single Apostichopus japonicus isolate 1M-3 chromosome 11, ASM3797524v1, whole genome shotgun sequence DNA region contains:
- the LOC139975897 gene encoding sulfoquinovosidase-like, translated as MLLYKISVLLLGLQNVAGVHRFEQFSKTAFNVFIDGICVIEHSRKSPFILVGNSEYSFKSREGNFQIKDLLLEKVSLTDYTKVDGNSSSHKTEIILKRGSELQTRLEITDSDDGLTRITFHEVPDGVNRLWFRLKSTGSDEHVYGGGEQFSYLDLNGKNFPLWLQEQGVGRNKSTYTTFLADRNNWSGGDYHRTYWVQPTFISSRKYFAHFTSTTNGQMDFRSDDFHEIEVWRGPGSNTFPGKLVLGAAPSFREISTKLSGLLGLQPRLPDWLYNGVILGVQGGTQSMLGYLKQAQGEGIPVSGLWIQDWAGRITTPFGRRLFWNWQWDPKQYPKLDKEIIRLKKEENVRLFAYVNANLNHDGHLFHEAKSLDHLIKNETGQIYLLDYGSFYCGIVDLTKPEAFTWYKNLIKRNLLDFGFDGWMADFGEYLPIDAVFHNGVSGEELHNEWPVLWAKVNREAVEEAGRLGDIVFWMRAGFSGSQRYNVMAWAGDQLVDFSTADGLASVIPATLSLGLSGFGLQHFDIGGYTSLYGIIRKEEVLLRYAELAAFTPMMRTHEGNRPDENWQYYSSVYSMKMLRRSTEIYILMKNYTQSVLEELYTLGYPPQRPLFFHYENDPLSYDDSMKYQYLLGKDVLVAPVYLPSSQTGDKWSLYLPPDDWVYLWDGTNHAEGGKYVTVDAPIGKIPVFYRRDSEFAEFFRNVAARTLPLPDPPSPKLEHDEYSLGTSGLTVSILFLIFLLPFLFLLPKI; from the exons ATGTTGCTGTACAAAATATCTGTGTTATTACTCGGACTTCAAAATGTTGCAGGAGTTCACCGTTTTGAGCAATTCTCAAAAACGGCTTTTAATGTTTTCATCGATGGCATTTGTGTGATAGAACATTCACGCAAATCGCCTTTCATACTTGTTGGTAACTCGGAGTACTCGTTTAAAAGCAGAGAGGGAAATTTTCAGATCAAAGACCTTCTGCTAGAAAAAGTATCCTTAACAGATTATACGAAAGTTGATGGAAATTCATCAAGtcataaaacagaaataattcTGAAAAGAGGTTCTGAATTGCAG ACTCGACTTGAAATAACCGATTCCGATGACGGCTTGACTCGAATAACCTTCCATGAGGTACCTGATGGCGTCAACCGATTGTGGTTTCGCTTGAAGTCTACCGGAAGTGACGAACACGTTTACGGAGGCGGAGAACAGTTCTCGTATTTGGATCTCAATGGGAAGAATTTTCCTCTGTGGCTACAGGAACAG GGTGTCGGTCGAAACAAGAGCACATACACAACATTCCTGGCGGATCGTAACAACTGGTCTGGCGGGGATTACCACAGGACGTACTGGGTCCAACCGACCTTTATATCGTCCAGGAAATATTTTGCTCACTTCACGAGCACAACGAATGGCCAGATGGATTTCAGAAGTGACGACTTTCATGAAATTGAAGTCTGGAGAGGTCCCG GTTCAAACACCTTTCCCGGGAAGTTGGTTCTTGGTGCTGCACCATCATTCCGTGAAATCTCGACAAAATTGTCTGGACTTCTTGGTCTCCAGCCGCGGTTACCTGATTGGCTGTATAACGGAGTCATCTTGGGTGTTCAAGGCGGAACGCAGTCTATGCTGGGATACTTGAAGCAAGCTCAG GGTGAAGGCATTCCCGTTTCCGGACTTTGGATTCAAGACTGGGCTGGACGTATAACTACTCCATTTGGACGgcgtttattttggaattggcaATGGGACCCAAAGCAATATCCAAAGTTAGACAAAGAGATCATTCGTTTgaagaaagaggaaaatgtCCGTCTGTTTGCCTACGTCAACGCGAATCTAAATCACGATGGTCATTTATTCCATGAGGCGAAATCTTTGGATCATTTAATCAAAAACGAAACGGGCCAAATTTACCTTCTTGATTATGGTAGCTTCTATTGCGGGATCGTAGACTTGACGAAACCGGAAGCGTTCACTTGGTATAAGAATTTGATCAAGAGAAATTTGCTTGACTTCGGTTTCGACGGTTGGATGGCCGATTTCGGAGAATATCTTCCGATCGATGCTGTCTTTCACAACGGTGTCTCTGGGGAAGAACTCCACAACGAATGGCCTGTATTATGGGCCAAAGTGAATCGCGAGGCAGTCGAAGAAGCCGGAAGGCTTGGGGATATAGTGTTCTGGATGAGGGCTGGATTTTCTGGTTCCCAACGGTATAACGTAATGGCATGGGCTGGTGATCAACTCGTCGATTTTTCGACGGCTGATGGATTAGCGTCCGTGATCCCAGCTACGTTATCCCTCGGTCTCTCCGGGTTTGGACTTCAGCATTTCGATATAGGGGGTTACACAAGTTTATATGGTATTATTCGTAAAGAAGAAGTCCTATTGAGATACGCGGAACTAGCTGCGTTTACACCGATGATGAGAACTCACGAAGGCAATCGGCCTGACGAAAATTGGCAATATTATTCAAGTGTGTATAGCATGAAGATGCTGAGACGGTCAACTGAGATATACATACTAATGAAAAACTATACGCAGAGTGTACTGGAAGAACTGTACACATTAGGCTACCCACCACAGCGCCCTCTATTCTTTCATTATGAAAATGATCCCCTTTCTTATGACGACTCGATGAAGTATCAGTATTTACTTGGGAAGGATGTCCTCGTAGCACCGGTTTATTTACCTTCCTCGCAGACGGGTGATAAATGGTCTCTTTACCTCCCACCTGACGACTGGGTGTACCTTTGGGACGGTACCAACCACGCAGAAGGGGGGAAATATGTCACAGTCGATGCACCCATTGGGAAGATACCAGTCTTCTACAGGAGGGATTCCGAATTTGCAGAGTTTTTCAGGAACGTTGCAGCCA GAACACTGCCACTTCCGGATCCACCCAGCCCAAAGCTGGAACACGATGAATATAGTCTAGGCACATCTGGTCTTACTGTGTCTATTTTATTTCTCATCTTCTTGCTGCCCTTTTTATTCCTTCTACCAAAAATTTAA